From one Candidatus Cetobacterium colombiensis genomic stretch:
- a CDS encoding ATP-binding protein, whose translation MRIRKDSLLIKIIFYNDIAIFLTSILIAIVVILTSFEDMEQRVEDTTKNKMNLLMGNYKSYFGEIRNDVYKEIGKYRISEGNQKVAEMIKYNLLKEDFRSYYNSVVTIISSEGDLLGEYGNKGNLGTLNEDNIHILLENTSKKEFEETGYYLAQVQNKIYGRVIIPYGNETTTYYLVVSIPINREFLTSLTDGLELTSKDRVYFVTNTADKDELQAKFFFSNRTYREILKKDYKNYFLNKKINGLSYYVGIYNLIGYNDSYLGSFMIALSKEKLTEEKLMTSIYIGILVLLIMIISSTVSTKVFRKLLMPLSQIADLADKISNGEKIEDIKVVGQGEIRTLSISFKEMIEKLNIAQEDLTIQNKELVRNIERIEAIDKLLMGMNIEQDTFKTIKKLVSGFTSEVGLGYGRAMYFRYSRENDYLIGEEIAINRTLKEESKKGFKFQLKNLKELVLFTKVPINNENLLAKSFKEQKIIYKNDAGYKYDLGNDVFKAIGLKNFFIFPIHGAGKFSGVVVVDNYTKDARINQEELELLNLLSMNFSIGINNKETTLDKLESQRVLTIEKLATRFLSLRGEVVDKLLKCVKSENSGEKIIEELTTIKPYLLRIREDNESLKIYSEETESEYERICLDKIINEIIEDYTQKFKNEKISISFFNTTSGTILGNRKKLKKAIKEIIDNAYNALLNKQNNRRIDIILSKKRINNKIELKIIDNGMGISAKQLEDIYEPFVSYSPQTLGLGLFFVHKVIKDHDGVIKHFSEEGSSTEVKITLNAYKEEV comes from the coding sequence ATGAGGATAAGAAAGGATTCATTGTTAATAAAGATAATTTTTTACAATGACATAGCTATTTTTTTAACCTCAATTTTAATTGCAATAGTTGTTATTTTAACTTCTTTCGAAGATATGGAACAGAGAGTGGAAGATACAACTAAAAATAAGATGAATCTATTGATGGGGAACTATAAATCTTATTTTGGAGAGATTAGAAATGATGTCTATAAAGAAATAGGAAAATATAGAATAAGTGAAGGTAATCAAAAAGTAGCAGAAATGATAAAATATAACTTATTAAAAGAAGATTTTAGAAGTTATTATAATTCTGTTGTAACGATTATTTCTTCAGAAGGGGATTTGTTAGGAGAGTACGGTAATAAAGGGAATTTGGGTACTCTAAATGAGGATAATATTCATATTTTATTAGAAAATACTAGTAAAAAAGAGTTTGAAGAAACAGGGTATTATTTAGCTCAAGTTCAAAATAAAATATATGGAAGAGTTATAATTCCATATGGAAACGAGACAACAACATATTACTTAGTAGTTTCAATTCCTATAAATAGAGAATTCTTAACATCTTTAACAGATGGATTAGAATTGACATCCAAAGATAGAGTATATTTTGTGACCAATACAGCTGATAAAGATGAGCTTCAAGCAAAATTTTTCTTTTCCAATAGAACATATAGAGAAATCTTAAAAAAAGATTATAAAAATTATTTTTTAAATAAAAAAATAAATGGATTATCATATTATGTTGGCATTTATAATTTAATAGGTTATAATGATAGTTATTTAGGAAGTTTCATGATTGCTTTATCAAAAGAAAAATTAACTGAAGAAAAGTTAATGACATCAATTTATATTGGAATCTTAGTACTTTTAATTATGATTATAAGTTCCACAGTTTCAACAAAAGTATTTAGGAAATTGTTGATGCCTCTTAGTCAAATAGCAGATTTAGCTGATAAGATTTCTAATGGTGAGAAAATTGAAGATATAAAAGTTGTAGGTCAAGGAGAGATTAGAACACTTTCAATTTCCTTTAAAGAAATGATAGAAAAACTAAATATAGCTCAAGAAGATTTAACAATTCAAAATAAAGAGCTAGTTAGAAATATTGAGCGAATAGAAGCTATCGACAAACTTCTAATGGGAATGAATATAGAACAGGATACTTTTAAAACTATAAAAAAATTAGTTTCAGGTTTTACTTCAGAAGTTGGACTAGGTTATGGACGTGCAATGTATTTTAGATATAGTAGAGAAAATGACTACCTAATAGGAGAAGAGATTGCGATAAATCGTACTTTAAAAGAGGAGAGTAAAAAAGGATTTAAGTTTCAATTAAAAAATTTAAAAGAACTAGTTCTATTTACAAAGGTTCCTATAAATAATGAGAATTTATTGGCAAAATCTTTTAAAGAACAAAAAATTATTTATAAAAATGATGCAGGATATAAATATGACTTAGGTAACGATGTATTCAAAGCTATTGGATTAAAGAACTTTTTTATTTTTCCAATTCATGGAGCTGGAAAGTTTTCTGGAGTAGTCGTAGTAGACAATTATACTAAGGATGCAAGGATTAACCAGGAAGAATTAGAATTATTGAATCTTCTTTCTATGAATTTTTCAATAGGTATAAATAATAAAGAAACAACGTTAGATAAATTAGAAAGTCAAAGAGTTTTAACAATTGAAAAATTAGCAACTAGATTTTTAAGTTTAAGAGGAGAAGTTGTTGATAAATTATTAAAATGTGTAAAGTCTGAAAATTCAGGTGAAAAAATCATTGAAGAGTTAACAACAATAAAGCCATATCTATTAAGAATCAGAGAGGATAATGAGTCATTAAAAATTTATTCTGAAGAAACTGAAAGTGAATATGAGCGTATTTGTTTAGATAAAATAATAAATGAGATAATCGAAGATTATACTCAAAAGTTTAAAAATGAAAAAATTTCTATTTCTTTTTTTAATACTACAAGTGGTACTATTTTAGGGAATAGAAAAAAATTAAAAAAAGCTATTAAAGAGATTATAGACAATGCTTATAATGCTCTTTTAAATAAACAAAATAATAGAAGAATTGATATAATTCTATCTAAAAAAAGGATTAATAATAAAATTGAATTAAAAATTATTGATAATGGGATGGGAATATCTGCAAAACAATTAGAAGATATTTATGAACCATTTGTAAGCTATTCACCTCAGACATTAGGATTAGGATTATTCTTTGTCCATAAAGTAATAAAGGATCATGATGGCGTGATAAAACATTTTTCAGAAGAGGGAAGTAGTACAGAAGTAAAAATAACTTTAAATGCATATAAGGAGGAAGTCTAA
- the folE gene encoding GTP cyclohydrolase I FolE — MHLKKHIESMILEINNNKNLISEEVIKNTPERIETFYKEIFSGLNIDPYTFLERKFPVKNNDLVLEKNITFYSMCEHHFLPFFGKISIGYIPNGEIVGFGDIIKVIETYCKRPQLQERLCEEIAETLFKGLKCQGVYVLMEAEHTCMTMRGVKAIGSKVITTSSKGVFNTQDNLKIEFLNLIKL; from the coding sequence ATGCATTTAAAAAAACATATTGAGAGTATGATTCTCGAAATAAATAACAATAAAAATTTAATATCAGAAGAAGTAATCAAAAATACTCCTGAAAGAATAGAAACTTTTTATAAAGAAATTTTTTCTGGTTTAAATATTGATCCATATACTTTTTTAGAACGAAAATTTCCAGTTAAAAATAATGATTTAGTCCTGGAAAAAAATATTACTTTTTATTCAATGTGTGAACATCATTTTTTACCTTTTTTTGGTAAAATTTCAATTGGATACATCCCTAATGGTGAAATCGTAGGTTTTGGAGATATCATTAAAGTTATAGAAACTTATTGTAAAAGACCACAATTACAAGAAAGATTATGTGAAGAAATAGCTGAAACACTTTTTAAAGGACTTAAGTGCCAAGGAGTGTACGTTTTAATGGAAGCTGAACATACATGTATGACTATGAGAGGTGTAAAAGCTATCGGTTCAAAAGTTATAACTACATCTTCTAAGGGAGTTTTCAACACTCAAGATAACTTAAAAATTGAATTTTTAAATTTAATAAAATTATAA
- the ylxM gene encoding YlxM family DNA-binding protein — translation MELNEMLEVSILLDYYRSLLSDRQKEYLLEHFEEDLSLTEIGKKYSVSRQAVYDNIKRGIKILRDYEKKIGFYKRDLELLSQLKELKKDFTMKKLDEIIEKNF, via the coding sequence ATGGAATTGAATGAGATGTTAGAAGTCTCTATTCTGCTTGACTATTATAGAAGTCTTTTAAGTGATAGACAAAAAGAATATTTGTTAGAGCACTTCGAGGAAGACCTATCTTTAACAGAGATTGGTAAAAAATATAGTGTAAGTAGACAAGCTGTCTATGATAACATAAAAAGAGGAATAAAGATTTTAAGAGATTATGAAAAAAAGATAGGATTTTATAAAAGAGATTTAGAATTGCTATCTCAGTTAAAAGAACTAAAAAAAGATTTTACTATGAAAAAACTGGATGAAATAATCGAAAAAAACTTTTAG
- the folK gene encoding 2-amino-4-hydroxy-6-hydroxymethyldihydropteridine diphosphokinase, with the protein MDKIYIENLEFIGNHGVFPEEKFLHQKFIISVTMETCTRKAGVGDDLTHSTHYGFVSEDIERVFFSKSFDLIEALAENIAKEILIKYPLIKNVKVMVKKPWAPIKKHFDFVAVEITRSRNIAYLSIGTNIGNLKSNLEEAITNISSLENTQIKKISNFLETEPFGDVKQDNFLNACLEIETLFTPQELLKELLNIEIKMGRIREIKWGPRIIDLDILLFNNFIVQEENLVIPHPWMCERSFVLDPLNEIAPNIVHPLENKYISILKRDLDKSI; encoded by the coding sequence ATGGACAAAATATATATAGAAAATCTCGAATTTATTGGAAATCATGGAGTTTTTCCAGAAGAAAAATTTTTACATCAAAAATTTATCATCTCTGTTACTATGGAAACTTGCACTAGAAAAGCTGGAGTTGGAGATGATTTAACTCATTCAACTCATTACGGATTTGTTTCTGAAGATATTGAAAGAGTATTTTTTTCTAAATCTTTTGATTTAATTGAAGCTTTAGCAGAAAATATTGCAAAAGAAATACTTATTAAATATCCTCTTATCAAAAATGTTAAAGTTATGGTTAAAAAACCTTGGGCTCCGATTAAAAAGCATTTTGATTTTGTTGCTGTAGAAATAACTCGTTCTAGAAACATTGCTTATCTTTCTATTGGAACAAATATAGGAAATTTAAAATCTAACTTAGAAGAGGCTATAACTAATATCTCTTCTCTTGAAAATACACAAATAAAAAAAATAAGTAATTTTTTAGAAACAGAACCTTTTGGAGATGTTAAACAAGACAATTTTTTAAACGCGTGTCTTGAAATAGAAACTCTTTTTACTCCTCAAGAACTTTTAAAAGAACTTTTAAATATTGAAATTAAAATGGGGCGTATTAGAGAAATTAAATGGGGACCAAGAATAATTGATTTAGATATTCTTTTATTCAATAACTTTATTGTTCAAGAGGAAAATTTAGTAATTCCGCATCCTTGGATGTGTGAACGTTCTTTCGTTTTAGATCCACTAAACGAAATTGCACCTAATATTGTTCATCCTTTAGAAAATAAATATATCTCTATACTTAAAAGAGATTTAGACAAATCTATTTAG
- the rpsP gene encoding 30S ribosomal protein S16 produces the protein MLKLRLTRMGSKKRPVYRIAAMEALSRRDGKAVAYLGNYYPLEEGKVTLKEEEIVKFLMNGAQPTRTVKSLLDKAGVWAKFEAAKKN, from the coding sequence ATGTTAAAATTAAGATTAACTAGAATGGGAAGCAAAAAGAGACCTGTATACAGAATAGCTGCAATGGAAGCTTTATCAAGAAGAGATGGAAAAGCAGTAGCTTACTTAGGAAACTACTATCCATTAGAGGAAGGAAAAGTAACTCTTAAAGAAGAGGAAATCGTTAAATTCCTTATGAACGGAGCCCAACCTACAAGAACAGTAAAATCTTTATTAGATAAAGCTGGAGTTTGGGCAAAGTTCGAAGCTGCAAAGAAAAACTAA
- a CDS encoding Tex family protein — MDTLFNRIAKETGLKVEQIINTIKLLDEGSTVPFIARYRKEVTGNLDETNILKISELITYLRNLEIRKEEVLRLIEDQGKLTEELKKQIILAEKLQTVEDIYFPYKKKRKTKADIAKEQGLEPLAQKIYIFKSMNELEEESKKYLTEEVENIEKAIEGAKLIVAQTLSETLEYRERLREDMLKKAIIIAKKTKKADELDAKQIYKDYYEYTEPVNKALSHRILALNRGENEGILTISLNFEEKDRENIERYLLKDFKNKELNSLHKEIIIDALDRLILPSIEREVRNILTEKAEDEAIVVFKENLKNLLMQPPLHEKNILALDPGYRTGCKVAVIDKNGFFKENAVFYLVKQMHHENQLKDAERKMKDFIKKYDIDIIVIGNGTASRETESFVAQVLKTVDKDVKYLIGNEAGASIYSASKIAVEEFPDLDVTVRGAISIGRRIQDPLAELVKIDPKSIGVGMYQHDVNQKRLDQSLGDVIELVVNNVGVNVNTASWALLSYVSGVKKSVAKGIVDYRKENGNFRNRKELLKVKGLGAKAYEQMAGFLIILDGENTLDNTIIHPESYKIAEQILKGVGLSLKAYGEDLTKAKEILVGFDYKKFAEENEYGYETVKDIYEALVKERRDPRDSIPKPLLKSDILNIDNLQPGMELEGTVRNVIKFGAFVDIGLKNDALLHISEISDKFIDDPSKVLSVGQIIKVKIKDIDRERERVGLTKKGL, encoded by the coding sequence ATGGATACACTCTTTAACAGAATTGCAAAAGAAACGGGATTAAAAGTTGAGCAAATTATAAACACAATAAAGCTTTTAGATGAAGGTTCTACCGTACCATTTATTGCAAGATATAGAAAAGAAGTTACTGGGAATTTAGATGAAACAAATATTTTAAAAATATCTGAACTAATAACTTATTTAAGAAATTTAGAGATAAGGAAAGAAGAAGTTCTTAGATTGATTGAAGACCAAGGTAAATTAACAGAAGAACTAAAAAAACAAATAATTTTAGCTGAAAAGTTACAAACAGTTGAGGATATTTATTTTCCTTATAAGAAAAAGAGAAAAACTAAGGCTGATATAGCCAAAGAACAAGGATTAGAGCCTTTAGCTCAAAAAATTTATATATTTAAAAGTATGAATGAGTTAGAAGAAGAGAGTAAAAAGTATTTAACAGAAGAAGTAGAAAATATAGAAAAGGCTATTGAGGGAGCTAAGCTTATTGTTGCTCAAACTTTATCTGAAACATTAGAGTATAGAGAAAGATTGAGAGAGGATATGCTAAAAAAAGCAATTATAATAGCTAAAAAAACTAAAAAAGCAGATGAGTTAGATGCTAAGCAAATCTACAAAGATTACTATGAATATACAGAGCCTGTAAATAAAGCTTTGTCTCATAGAATTTTGGCTTTAAATAGAGGAGAAAATGAAGGGATATTAACAATTTCTTTAAATTTTGAAGAGAAAGATAGAGAAAACATAGAAAGATATCTCTTAAAAGATTTCAAAAATAAAGAATTAAATTCTTTACATAAGGAAATTATAATAGATGCTTTAGATAGATTGATTTTACCTTCTATTGAAAGAGAAGTTAGAAATATTTTAACAGAAAAAGCTGAAGATGAAGCAATTGTTGTTTTTAAAGAAAATTTAAAAAACCTTTTAATGCAACCACCTCTTCATGAGAAAAATATACTAGCTTTAGATCCAGGTTACAGAACTGGATGTAAAGTAGCTGTAATTGATAAAAATGGATTCTTTAAAGAAAATGCAGTTTTTTATTTAGTAAAACAGATGCATCATGAAAATCAACTTAAAGATGCTGAGAGAAAAATGAAAGACTTTATAAAAAAATACGATATAGATATTATTGTTATAGGAAATGGAACTGCTTCAAGGGAAACAGAAAGCTTTGTGGCTCAAGTTTTAAAAACAGTGGATAAAGATGTAAAGTATTTAATTGGAAATGAAGCAGGGGCATCGATATATTCAGCATCAAAAATAGCAGTTGAAGAGTTCCCAGACTTAGACGTAACAGTAAGAGGAGCTATATCTATCGGTAGAAGAATTCAGGATCCATTAGCAGAACTTGTAAAAATTGATCCAAAATCAATTGGAGTAGGGATGTATCAACACGATGTAAATCAAAAAAGATTAGATCAATCTTTAGGTGACGTTATAGAGTTAGTTGTAAATAACGTTGGGGTAAATGTTAACACAGCATCGTGGGCTTTACTTTCTTATGTTTCAGGAGTTAAAAAGAGTGTTGCTAAAGGAATTGTTGACTATAGAAAAGAGAATGGAAATTTCCGAAATAGAAAAGAGCTGTTGAAAGTTAAAGGATTAGGAGCTAAAGCATATGAGCAGATGGCTGGATTCCTTATTATTTTAGACGGAGAAAATACATTGGATAATACGATTATTCATCCAGAATCATATAAAATAGCTGAACAAATTTTAAAGGGTGTAGGTCTTTCACTAAAGGCTTACGGTGAGGATCTAACTAAAGCAAAAGAAATTTTAGTTGGATTTGACTACAAAAAATTTGCAGAAGAAAACGAATATGGTTATGAGACTGTAAAAGATATTTATGAAGCTTTAGTTAAAGAAAGAAGAGATCCGAGAGATAGTATTCCAAAACCTCTTTTAAAGTCAGATATTTTAAATATAGATAATCTTCAACCTGGAATGGAATTAGAGGGAACAGTTAGAAACGTTATTAAATTTGGAGCGTTTGTAGATATTGGATTGAAAAATGATGCATTACTTCATATTTCTGAAATATCAGATAAATTTATAGATGACCCGAGTAAAGTTCTTTCTGTTGGACAGATTATTAAAGTGAAAATAAAAGATATTGATAGAGAAAGAGAAAGAGTAGGTCTAACTAAAAAGGGGCTTTAA
- the ffh gene encoding signal recognition particle protein → MLENLGNRFQDIMKKVRGHGKLSESNIKEALREVRMSLLEADVNYKVVKDFVAKIQEKAIGTEVLTGINPGQQFIKIVNDELIELLGGTNSRLTKSAKNPTVVMLAGLQGAGKTTFAGKLAKYLKKQGEKPYLIGADIYRPAAMKQLEVLAQQIGVDVYFELGSNDAVGICERGLEKAKEAGATYLIIDTAGRLHIDEKLMEELKEVKKVVRPQEILLVVDAMIGQDAVNLAQSFNNALSIDGVVLTKFDGDTRGGAALSVKSVVGKPIKFVGTGEKIDDLELFHPERLASRILGMGDVVSLVEKAQEAIGEEDAKSLEEKIRTQKFDLDDFLKQLQNIKKLGSLGSILKMIPGMGQIGDLAPAEKEMKKVEAIIQSMTREERKKPEILKASRKQRIAKGSGTEVADVNKLLKQFEQMREMMKMFSTGKFPQLPGMGGRKGGMKFPF, encoded by the coding sequence ATGTTAGAAAATTTAGGAAATAGATTCCAAGACATAATGAAAAAAGTAAGAGGTCATGGAAAACTAAGCGAAAGTAATATAAAAGAGGCTTTACGTGAAGTTAGAATGTCTTTACTAGAGGCCGATGTAAACTACAAAGTTGTAAAAGATTTTGTTGCAAAAATACAAGAAAAAGCTATAGGAACTGAAGTGCTAACTGGAATAAATCCAGGACAACAGTTTATAAAAATAGTTAATGATGAATTGATAGAGTTATTGGGTGGAACAAACTCAAGACTTACAAAGAGTGCTAAAAATCCAACAGTAGTTATGCTTGCTGGACTTCAAGGAGCTGGAAAGACAACTTTTGCAGGTAAATTGGCAAAGTATTTAAAAAAGCAAGGTGAAAAACCATATTTAATAGGAGCAGATATATACAGACCTGCTGCTATGAAGCAATTAGAAGTACTAGCTCAACAAATTGGTGTAGATGTTTACTTTGAACTTGGAAGTAATGATGCTGTAGGGATTTGTGAGAGAGGATTAGAAAAAGCAAAAGAAGCTGGAGCAACGTATTTAATAATAGATACTGCGGGAAGATTACATATAGATGAAAAACTAATGGAAGAATTAAAAGAGGTTAAGAAAGTAGTAAGACCTCAAGAAATTTTATTAGTTGTAGATGCAATGATAGGACAAGATGCAGTTAACTTAGCACAGTCTTTCAATAATGCATTAAGTATTGATGGAGTAGTACTTACAAAATTTGATGGAGATACTAGGGGTGGAGCAGCATTATCTGTAAAATCAGTAGTTGGAAAGCCTATTAAATTTGTTGGAACTGGAGAAAAAATAGATGATTTAGAACTTTTCCACCCTGAAAGATTAGCTTCAAGAATTTTAGGAATGGGAGATGTTGTATCTTTAGTTGAAAAAGCTCAAGAAGCAATTGGAGAAGAAGATGCTAAATCTCTTGAAGAAAAAATCAGAACTCAAAAGTTTGATTTAGATGATTTCTTAAAGCAGTTACAAAATATAAAAAAATTAGGATCATTGGGAAGCATTTTAAAAATGATTCCTGGAATGGGTCAAATTGGTGATTTGGCACCGGCAGAAAAAGAGATGAAAAAAGTTGAAGCTATCATTCAATCAATGACTAGAGAGGAAAGAAAAAAACCTGAAATACTAAAGGCTAGTCGTAAGCAAAGAATTGCAAAAGGTAGTGGAACAGAAGTTGCCGATGTTAATAAATTATTAAAGCAATTTGAACAGATGAGAGAAATGATGAAAATGTTCTCAACTGGAAAATTCCCACAACTTCCTGGAATGGGTGGAAGAAAAGGTGGAATGAAGTTTCCATTTTAA
- the folP gene encoding dihydropteroate synthase, which produces MIFSSLGKTFSLSSETLIMGILNITPDSFSDGGKFTSVDLALKHAKLLVEQGAHIIDIGGQSTRPGHCEVDLNTELNRVIPIIEKISKELDCIISVDTYRHEVAEAALKAGAHIINDVWGLQKDNGEMAQVAAKYNCVVIAMHNQNSKNYTEDIILSLKKFFKKTFEIAEKNGFNPNKIIIDPGIGFGKGYEENIEVLNRLEELTFIAPLLLGVSKKGFIGKDLNLTPDERLEGTISVNTLGVTKGAKIIRVHNVLEHKKALAILDKIVYFKKN; this is translated from the coding sequence ATGATTTTTTCATCTTTAGGAAAAACGTTTTCTTTAAGCAGTGAAACTTTAATTATGGGAATTTTAAATATAACTCCAGATTCGTTTTCAGATGGAGGGAAATTCACTTCTGTAGATTTAGCTTTAAAACATGCTAAATTATTAGTTGAACAAGGGGCTCATATCATCGATATCGGTGGACAATCAACTAGACCTGGCCACTGCGAGGTTGATTTAAATACAGAATTAAACAGAGTAATTCCTATTATAGAAAAAATTTCAAAAGAATTAGATTGTATAATTTCAGTTGATACATATAGACATGAAGTTGCTGAAGCCGCTCTTAAAGCAGGAGCTCATATCATAAACGATGTTTGGGGATTACAAAAAGATAATGGAGAAATGGCCCAAGTTGCTGCTAAATACAATTGTGTTGTTATTGCTATGCACAATCAAAATAGTAAGAATTATACTGAGGATATTATTCTATCTTTAAAAAAATTTTTTAAGAAAACTTTTGAAATTGCAGAAAAAAACGGTTTTAATCCAAATAAAATAATTATCGATCCTGGTATTGGTTTTGGAAAAGGTTATGAGGAAAATATAGAAGTTTTAAATCGTTTGGAGGAACTTACTTTTATTGCCCCTCTTCTTTTAGGAGTTTCTAAAAAAGGGTTTATTGGAAAGGACTTAAATTTGACTCCTGATGAAAGATTAGAGGGAACAATTTCCGTGAATACTTTAGGAGTTACAAAAGGAGCTAAAATAATCAGAGTTCATAATGTATTAGAACATAAAAAAGCTTTAGCTATTTTAGATAAAATTGTTTATTTTAAAAAAAATTAA